From a region of the Brachionichthys hirsutus isolate HB-005 chromosome 9, CSIRO-AGI_Bhir_v1, whole genome shotgun sequence genome:
- the LOC137899797 gene encoding protein FAM163A-like, with amino-acid sequence MTAGTVVITGGILATVILLCIIAVLCYCRLQYYCCKKNGSDSTSISQQNFACNACSVSGLDGSFVTPLSTSPPPLPASSDPTKHSGGQRSFCPTCSPYESPFYIRTTDEMRNGGERVTYMPTHYENQALAMPLPTARGSLLRETQRGRPPEFYTNTRAISTEV; translated from the exons ATGACAGCTGGAACTGTTGTCATAACCGGAGGAATACTGGCCACAGTGATACTTCTGTGTATCATAGCTGTGCTTTGTTACTGTAGACTCCAG TACTACTGCTGTAAGAAGAATGGGTCAGACAGCACCTCCATCTCTCAGCAGAACTTTGCCTGCAATGCCTGCAGCGTCTCGGGCCTGGACGGCTCGTTTGTCACTCCGTTGTCCACGTCGCCACCGCCGCTGCCCGCATCCTCCGACCCAACCAAGCACAGCGGGGGGCAACGTAGTTTCTGCCCCACCTGCTCGCCTTATGAATCCCCTTTCTACATCCGCACCACTGATGAGATGCGGAACGGTGGCGAGCGGGTCACCTACATGCCCACACACTACGAGAACCAGGCCCTGGCAATGCCGTTGCCCACCGCCCGGGGCTCCTTGTTGAGGGAGACCCAGCGAGGCCGGCCTCCAGAGTTCTACACCAACACCCGAGCCATTAGTACAgaagtgtga